From the genome of Parafrankia irregularis, one region includes:
- a CDS encoding lasso peptide biosynthesis B2 protein — protein sequence MVAVPVVAVARGLTRLPPRRLRRVMEVLAAGTRPAGYGQTLAAMEAVTAVSRTCRGPAGCLPRAVATALFCRVSGRWPTWRTGVRVAGSFAAHAWVEADGLTVGESFPPDAFRPVITVRSRPRGRVRSR from the coding sequence GTGGTCGCCGTACCCGTCGTCGCGGTCGCCCGCGGGCTGACGAGGCTGCCGCCACGACGGCTGCGGCGGGTGATGGAGGTGCTGGCGGCCGGCACCCGCCCGGCAGGGTACGGGCAGACGCTGGCCGCGATGGAGGCGGTCACGGCGGTGAGCCGGACCTGCCGTGGCCCGGCCGGATGCCTGCCGCGCGCGGTGGCGACCGCACTGTTCTGCCGGGTTTCGGGGAGGTGGCCGACATGGCGGACCGGAGTCCGCGTCGCAGGCTCGTTCGCGGCGCACGCATGGGTGGAGGCCGACGGGCTGACGGTCGGCGAGTCGTTTCCCCCGGACGCGTTCCGACCTGTGATCACAGT
- a CDS encoding lasso peptide biosynthesis PqqD family chaperone: MSTQLREHVVRTHTDYGAVLLDERTGRYFTLNPTADVAVGVLAGGGTPDQAAQAVTEAYEVDTATARADIDALVAQLRDAGLVR; this comes from the coding sequence ATGTCAACCCAGCTGCGAGAGCATGTCGTCCGCACCCACACCGACTACGGTGCCGTGCTGCTGGACGAGCGGACCGGCCGGTACTTCACGCTCAATCCGACCGCCGACGTCGCGGTCGGCGTCCTCGCCGGCGGCGGCACACCCGACCAGGCCGCGCAGGCGGTGACCGAGGCCTACGAGGTGGACACCGCCACCGCGCGGGCCGACATCGACGCGCTCGTCGCGCAGCTGCGCGACGCCGGGCTCGTCCGGTGA
- a CDS encoding AfsR/SARP family transcriptional regulator, translating into MESRRHLPFRILGPVEVSAPDGSAVPIAQPKKRRLLSLLLLVRGRWASTEHIRAVLWDVDPPPSAVGNIKTYVSDLRQVLPEGETAGLGRIQGRHGAYRLNAAATEVDVWLFEDLARRGQDARWNGDAARAVELLGDALAVWRGEPYEDLPEEVVRTEAARLRELRAVVHEDLADALLDRGQYDRALPMLRALTLQYPLRERLWEQFLVAASCSGHRADALVAYRTAYHLLSQELGVEPSVELRRIHAQVLAGEPAETAAARRVRHGAGADHTDHADHTDQDGRPRPTGAGREDGS; encoded by the coding sequence ATGGAATCGCGGCGGCACCTGCCCTTCCGGATTCTGGGGCCGGTGGAGGTAAGCGCGCCCGACGGCAGCGCCGTGCCCATCGCGCAGCCGAAGAAGCGGCGCCTGCTGTCGCTGTTGCTGCTGGTCCGTGGCCGGTGGGCGAGCACCGAGCACATCCGCGCCGTGCTGTGGGATGTCGACCCGCCACCGTCGGCTGTCGGCAACATCAAGACCTACGTCTCGGACCTGCGCCAGGTTCTGCCGGAGGGTGAGACCGCGGGCCTCGGCCGGATCCAGGGCCGGCACGGTGCGTACCGGCTCAACGCGGCGGCGACGGAGGTCGACGTCTGGCTGTTCGAGGATCTCGCCCGTCGCGGCCAGGACGCCCGCTGGAACGGGGACGCCGCCCGCGCCGTCGAGCTGCTCGGCGACGCGCTGGCGGTGTGGCGGGGCGAGCCCTACGAGGATCTTCCGGAGGAGGTCGTCCGCACCGAGGCGGCCCGGCTGCGGGAGCTGCGGGCCGTCGTCCACGAGGACCTCGCCGACGCGCTGCTCGACCGCGGCCAGTACGACCGGGCGCTGCCGATGCTGCGGGCGCTGACGTTGCAGTACCCGCTGCGGGAGCGGCTGTGGGAGCAGTTCCTGGTCGCGGCGAGCTGCTCCGGGCACCGCGCCGACGCGCTGGTCGCCTACCGCACGGCCTACCACCTGCTGTCCCAGGAGCTCGGGGTCGAACCGAGCGTCGAGCTGCGCCGGATTCACGCCCAGGTGCTCGCCGGCGAGCCGGCCGAGACCGCCGCGGCGCGCAGGGTCCGGCACGGAGCCGGCGCGGACCACACGGACCACGCGGACCACACGGACCAGGACGGCCGACCGCGGCCCACCGGTGCCGGACGAGAGGACGGATCCTGA